From Halomicrobium salinisoli, the proteins below share one genomic window:
- a CDS encoding LeuA family protein, with the protein MQRARRDPRRIEFFQGTLDSTSEISEARIFDTTLRDGEQSPRTSFSYEDKREIAAILDDMGTHVIEAGFPVNSDAEFEAVRDIAEASSVTVCGLARVVEKDIEAALDSGVDLVHTFVSTSDVQLEDSMHATRQEALESAIESVERVKEAGVDCMFSPMDATRTDEDFLVDVIEGVSEAGTDWINIPDTCGVATPRRFYDLIEKVDAATEARIDVHTHDDFGLASANAISGYEAGAAQAQVSVNGIGERAGNAAYEEVVMAVESLYDVDTGIDTTRITELSATIEDKSGIDVPANKPVVGSNAFSHESGIHAAGVIENSDTFEPGVMTPDMVGAERQLVLGKHTGQHSVRERLVDAGYDPTDEQVREVTRRVKDFGAEKKRVTMEELERFAEDVGVPQTEEEVRV; encoded by the coding sequence ATACAGAGGGCGCGTCGGGATCCCCGGCGGATCGAGTTCTTCCAGGGCACACTGGATTCCACTTCTGAGATTTCAGAAGCACGCATTTTCGACACGACGCTGCGGGACGGCGAGCAGTCGCCACGCACGTCGTTCAGTTACGAGGATAAACGAGAGATAGCGGCGATTCTGGACGACATGGGGACCCACGTCATCGAGGCGGGGTTCCCGGTCAACTCGGACGCGGAGTTCGAGGCCGTCCGGGACATCGCCGAGGCCAGTTCGGTGACGGTCTGCGGGCTGGCGCGCGTCGTCGAGAAGGACATCGAGGCCGCGCTGGACTCCGGCGTGGACCTGGTGCACACGTTCGTCTCGACGAGCGACGTCCAGCTCGAAGACTCCATGCACGCGACGCGGCAGGAGGCCCTAGAGAGCGCGATCGAGTCGGTCGAGCGCGTCAAGGAGGCCGGCGTCGACTGCATGTTCTCGCCGATGGACGCGACTCGCACCGACGAGGACTTCCTCGTCGACGTGATCGAGGGCGTCAGCGAGGCGGGCACCGACTGGATCAACATCCCCGACACCTGCGGCGTCGCCACGCCGCGGCGGTTCTACGACCTCATCGAGAAGGTCGACGCCGCGACCGAGGCGCGCATCGACGTCCACACGCACGACGACTTCGGGCTGGCTTCGGCCAACGCCATCTCCGGCTACGAGGCCGGAGCGGCACAGGCCCAGGTCAGCGTCAACGGCATCGGCGAGCGCGCCGGCAACGCGGCCTACGAGGAGGTCGTGATGGCCGTCGAGTCGCTGTACGACGTGGACACGGGGATCGACACCACCCGCATCACGGAGCTGTCCGCGACCATCGAGGACAAGTCCGGCATCGACGTGCCGGCCAACAAGCCCGTGGTCGGGTCCAACGCGTTCTCCCACGAGAGCGGCATCCACGCCGCCGGCGTCATCGAGAACTCCGACACCTTCGAGCCCGGCGTGATGACCCCCGACATGGTCGGCGCCGAGCGCCAGCTCGTGCTCGGCAAGCACACCGGCCAGCACTCCGTCCGCGAGCGGCTCGTCGACGCGGGCTACGACCCGACCGACGAGCAGGTCCGGGAGGTCACGCGCCGCGTGAAGGACTTCGGCGCCGAGAAGAAGCGCGTCACGATGGAGGAACTGGAGCGCTTCGCAGAGGACGTGGGCGTCCCCCAGACCGAAGAGGAGGTCAGGGTCTGA
- a CDS encoding DUF5779 family protein → MSDFEGLDLQAVEDRIDEEDGACNRIVLGVLDGSTPPEEWLEEVASGATLVLNVEGDLNELAAGFARDVRDEGGELMHFRGFLIATPPGVEIDSDRLGD, encoded by the coding sequence ATGTCCGACTTCGAGGGGCTGGATCTGCAGGCGGTGGAGGACAGGATCGACGAGGAGGACGGTGCCTGCAACCGGATCGTGCTGGGCGTGCTCGACGGATCGACGCCGCCCGAGGAGTGGCTCGAAGAGGTCGCGAGCGGCGCCACCCTGGTGTTGAACGTCGAAGGCGACCTCAACGAGCTGGCCGCCGGGTTCGCGCGGGACGTCCGCGACGAGGGCGGCGAGCTGATGCACTTCCGCGGGTTCCTGATCGCGACGCCGCCGGGGGTCGAGATCGACTCCGATCGGCTCGGCGACTGA
- a CDS encoding VOC family protein: protein MLGRPRWLTLEAKHLDRARSFYETHLGLEPASESADEVAYPAGDARLRLRAPGPVPRGGLHVHYALSVPAPAYDDWYERLDGPFDLTEHRFGEARSLYLYDPDGNCVELGERTSGEEGNGITGLFEVVLEVEDLDAATAFYETLGFDVVDRGDQRRRVRLTTGDVDLELWEPHLGLADARGGVHVDWGVAADDPGELADQVREDALAVAETDDGVRIRDPDGHYLTLRA, encoded by the coding sequence ATGCTCGGCCGCCCGCGCTGGCTGACCCTGGAAGCGAAGCACCTCGACCGGGCCCGGTCCTTCTACGAAACCCACCTCGGGCTGGAGCCCGCGAGCGAATCAGCGGACGAGGTGGCCTACCCGGCCGGCGACGCGCGCCTCCGCCTCAGGGCGCCCGGCCCGGTCCCGCGGGGCGGCCTGCACGTCCACTACGCCCTCTCGGTCCCCGCCCCGGCGTACGACGACTGGTACGAGCGCCTCGACGGCCCGTTCGACCTGACGGAACACCGCTTCGGCGAGGCCCGGTCGCTGTACCTGTACGACCCCGACGGCAACTGCGTCGAACTCGGGGAGCGAACGAGCGGTGAGGAAGGAAACGGGATCACCGGTCTGTTCGAGGTCGTCCTCGAGGTTGAGGACCTCGACGCGGCGACGGCCTTCTACGAGACGCTCGGCTTCGACGTGGTCGACCGCGGCGATCAGCGCCGCCGTGTCCGCCTGACGACCGGCGACGTGGACCTGGAACTGTGGGAGCCCCACCTCGGCCTGGCCGACGCCCGTGGCGGCGTCCACGTCGACTGGGGCGTCGCGGCCGACGACCCCGGGGAACTGGCCGATCAGGTCCGCGAGGACGCCCTCGCCGTCGCCGAGACCGACGACGGCGTCAGGATCCGTGACCCCGACGGTCACTACCTGACGCTCCGTGCGTGA
- a CDS encoding ribbon-helix-helix domain-containing protein, with protein sequence MADYTTVSIPKDLADRVEETIEGTSFSSTSDLVRFLLRSIVIKHEEEGELTESEFQDIADQLRDLGYLD encoded by the coding sequence ATGGCCGACTACACGACCGTTTCCATCCCGAAGGACCTCGCGGACCGGGTCGAGGAGACGATCGAGGGGACGAGCTTCTCGTCGACGAGCGACCTCGTCCGGTTCCTGCTGCGATCGATCGTCATCAAGCACGAGGAGGAGGGCGAACTGACCGAGTCGGAGTTCCAGGACATCGCCGACCAGCTGCGCGACCTGGGGTACCTCGACTAG
- a CDS encoding M24 family metallopeptidase: MDPDLSDLDAYLDERGLDGYLIDADSEDADQYYLSGFDAPDPFVTLYDGEVHLLFSRSLEYGRATREARAESVERYVDYDYEAKVEANGRRDAVWHVLADFLDAYDVDSVAVPPRFPVATADGLRDRGVAVEPDEDGAVTEVRATKTGDEVELIRDAQAANEKSMVAAERALRDADVAEDGTLELDGEPLTSERVTEEIEVTLLREGCALDDTIVACGSDAADPHDRGSGPLEAGEPIIVDIFPRDKATKYHADMTRTFVVGEPSDTVREWYDLTADAHAAALDAVEPGATGADVHDAVCDVYEDAGLPTLRSDESTETGFIHSTGHGVGLDVHELPRVGPNGAELEPGHVITIEPGLYDPEVGGVRLEDLVVVTEDGYENLTDYPMELVV, from the coding sequence ATGGATCCGGACCTCTCGGACCTCGACGCCTACCTCGACGAGCGTGGGCTGGACGGCTACCTGATCGACGCCGACTCGGAGGACGCCGATCAGTACTACCTCTCGGGCTTCGACGCGCCCGACCCCTTCGTCACGCTCTACGACGGCGAGGTCCACCTCCTCTTCTCGCGCAGCCTGGAGTACGGCCGCGCCACGCGGGAGGCCCGCGCCGAGAGCGTCGAGCGGTACGTCGACTACGACTACGAGGCGAAGGTGGAGGCCAACGGCCGACGTGATGCGGTGTGGCACGTCCTCGCGGACTTCCTCGACGCCTACGACGTCGACTCCGTGGCCGTCCCGCCGCGGTTCCCCGTCGCGACGGCCGACGGCCTCCGCGACCGGGGCGTCGCCGTCGAACCGGACGAAGACGGCGCCGTCACGGAGGTCCGCGCGACGAAGACGGGCGACGAGGTGGAGCTGATCCGGGACGCGCAGGCGGCCAACGAGAAGTCGATGGTCGCCGCGGAGCGGGCGCTACGCGACGCAGACGTGGCCGAGGACGGCACGCTCGAACTCGACGGCGAACCCCTCACCAGCGAGCGCGTCACGGAGGAGATCGAGGTGACGCTCCTGCGGGAGGGGTGCGCGCTGGACGACACCATCGTCGCCTGCGGCAGCGACGCCGCCGATCCCCACGACCGCGGCAGCGGGCCGCTCGAGGCCGGCGAGCCGATCATCGTCGACATCTTCCCGCGGGACAAGGCGACGAAGTACCACGCCGACATGACGCGGACGTTCGTCGTCGGGGAGCCCTCCGACACCGTCCGGGAGTGGTACGACCTCACCGCCGACGCCCACGCGGCGGCCCTCGACGCGGTCGAACCGGGCGCGACCGGCGCGGACGTCCACGACGCCGTCTGCGACGTCTACGAGGACGCCGGCCTCCCCACGCTGCGGTCCGACGAGTCGACCGAGACGGGGTTCATCCACAGCACCGGCCACGGCGTCGGCCTCGACGTCCACGAACTGCCCCGCGTCGGCCCCAACGGCGCCGAACTGGAGCCCGGGCACGTCATCACCATCGAACCGGGCCTGTACGACCCCGAGGTCGGCGGGGTCCGTCTGGAGGACCTGGTCGTCGTCACCGAGGACGGCTACGAGAACCTGACCGACTACCCGATGGAACTCGTCGTCTGA
- a CDS encoding DoxX family membrane protein, with the protein MLRSLQRSSESDREVEEVTVTTRPPIEETTTFRLARLLFGSVLAFTAIDNLRNLEGRIQYAGSKGAPRPEQTVPAMSASLLLGAVGVLLWKLPTLALGAVISFLVGVTPVMHDFWSIDDPEQRQQEQVQFLKNTALLGAALAFLRVARRS; encoded by the coding sequence ATGCTTCGCTCGTTACAGAGGTCGTCGGAGAGCGACCGCGAGGTCGAGGAGGTAACCGTCACGACTCGGCCGCCGATCGAGGAGACGACGACGTTCCGCCTCGCTCGTCTCCTGTTCGGAAGCGTCCTGGCGTTCACGGCCATCGACAACCTCCGGAACCTCGAGGGACGGATCCAGTACGCCGGGTCCAAGGGCGCGCCGCGACCTGAGCAGACGGTACCGGCCATGAGCGCGTCGCTGCTCCTCGGCGCCGTCGGCGTCCTGCTGTGGAAGCTCCCGACGCTGGCGCTCGGCGCCGTCATCTCCTTCCTGGTCGGCGTCACGCCCGTGATGCACGACTTCTGGTCGATCGACGACCCCGAGCAGCGCCAGCAGGAGCAGGTCCAGTTCCTCAAGAACACGGCGCTGCTGGGCGCCGCGCTCGCCTTCCTGCGGGTCGCGCGGCGGAGCTAG
- a CDS encoding ABC transporter ATP-binding protein, whose amino-acid sequence MPEYAIEADDLSVTYSDGTEAVRGVDLRVPEGEFFGFLGPNGAGKTTTIKVLSTLLSPTGGDVRVMGHDVEDEATSVRRSIGYMAQETSVDRDLTARENIRFACDAYGVPRGERAERIDELLELVDLVDVADKQASEFSGGMKKRLDAATALVHRPPLVFLDEPTTGLDPAARNRLWEYFRRINDQGTTIFLTTQYLEEADQLCERLAVIRAGEIVLTGSPADLKREVGGEVLELDVSADERERALRVLEGADPIAPEDGVEVTDDGLTVTSRRAREIGTDLLVALRDAGITVTGFNVRSPTLDDVFLAVTNDESAERREVAE is encoded by the coding sequence ATGCCCGAGTACGCCATCGAGGCCGACGACCTGTCCGTGACGTACAGCGACGGGACCGAGGCGGTCCGCGGGGTCGACCTGCGGGTCCCCGAAGGGGAGTTCTTCGGCTTTCTCGGCCCGAACGGGGCGGGGAAGACGACCACGATCAAGGTGCTGTCGACGCTGCTGTCGCCCACCGGCGGCGACGTGCGCGTCATGGGCCACGACGTCGAGGACGAGGCCACCTCGGTTCGCCGCTCCATCGGCTACATGGCCCAGGAGACCAGCGTCGACCGCGACCTCACGGCGCGCGAGAACATCCGCTTCGCCTGCGACGCCTACGGCGTCCCCCGGGGCGAGCGCGCCGAGCGGATCGACGAGCTGCTGGAGCTGGTGGACCTGGTCGACGTGGCCGACAAGCAGGCCAGCGAGTTCTCCGGCGGGATGAAGAAGCGACTGGACGCCGCGACGGCGCTGGTCCACCGGCCGCCGCTGGTCTTCCTCGACGAGCCCACGACGGGCCTGGACCCCGCCGCGAGGAACCGCCTCTGGGAGTACTTCCGGCGGATCAACGACCAGGGGACGACCATCTTCCTCACCACGCAGTACCTCGAGGAGGCCGACCAGCTCTGCGAGCGGCTGGCGGTGATCCGCGCGGGCGAGATCGTCCTCACCGGCTCGCCGGCGGACCTCAAGCGCGAGGTCGGCGGCGAGGTGCTGGAGCTCGACGTGAGCGCCGACGAGCGCGAGCGGGCGCTGCGGGTCCTCGAAGGGGCCGATCCGATCGCTCCCGAGGACGGCGTCGAGGTGACCGACGACGGGCTCACAGTCACGTCACGGCGGGCGCGAGAGATCGGGACGGACCTCCTCGTCGCGCTCCGGGACGCCGGGATCACGGTGACCGGGTTCAACGTCCGGTCGCCGACGCTCGACGACGTGTTCCTGGCCGTGACGAACGACGAGTCGGCCGAGCGGCGGGAGGTGGCCGAATGA
- a CDS encoding ABC transporter permease, with protein MSSEPQRGRSTTDRSGNGYLADVWTNYRRWTLKAVRNPFVITGSLLQPIIFFVLFTQVFGGVATQALDSNGTAISYETYLVPAIAVQVSLAAAASSGIGLVNDIEEGMFDKVLVTPMRRSAVFLGKSLAEITRIAAQIVIILVLGALLGARYQTGLPGVVGIVAVGVVFSLWFTAFSNIVALVTRDQESTIIGANILQFPLLFVSSAFLPLDALPGWIQVVARFNPITYGVDAARALTLGRDVLTVVDVTAFGGVWDTLVPALAVLLALDLVLGGAAVVMLNRAAQSAVK; from the coding sequence ATGAGCTCCGAGCCCCAGCGCGGTCGGTCGACCACCGACCGAAGCGGCAACGGCTACCTCGCCGACGTGTGGACCAACTACCGCCGGTGGACGCTGAAGGCCGTCCGGAACCCCTTCGTCATCACGGGCTCGCTGCTCCAGCCGATCATCTTCTTCGTGCTGTTCACGCAGGTGTTCGGCGGCGTCGCCACGCAGGCTCTCGACTCCAACGGGACGGCGATCAGCTACGAGACGTACCTCGTGCCGGCCATCGCCGTCCAGGTGTCGCTGGCCGCGGCGGCGTCGTCGGGCATCGGCCTCGTCAACGACATCGAGGAGGGGATGTTCGACAAGGTCCTCGTGACGCCGATGCGCCGCTCGGCGGTGTTCCTGGGGAAGAGCCTCGCGGAGATCACCCGCATCGCCGCCCAGATCGTCATCATCCTCGTCCTCGGGGCGCTGCTGGGCGCCCGCTACCAGACGGGGCTGCCCGGCGTGGTGGGCATCGTCGCCGTCGGCGTCGTCTTCTCGCTGTGGTTCACCGCCTTCTCGAACATCGTCGCGCTGGTGACCCGCGACCAGGAGTCGACGATCATCGGGGCGAACATCCTCCAGTTCCCGCTTTTGTTCGTCTCCAGCGCCTTCCTCCCGCTGGACGCGCTGCCGGGGTGGATCCAGGTCGTCGCGCGGTTCAACCCGATCACCTACGGCGTCGACGCCGCGCGGGCGCTGACGCTCGGCCGGGACGTGTTGACCGTCGTCGACGTCACCGCCTTCGGCGGGGTCTGGGACACGCTCGTGCCGGCGCTCGCCGTGCTCCTCGCGCTGGACCTCGTCCTCGGCGGCGCGGCCGTCGTCATGCTCAACCGCGCCGCGCAGTCGGCAGTGAAATAG
- the aroA gene encoding 3-phosphoshikimate 1-carboxyvinyltransferase, whose product MDADISQSTVRGTAQAPPSKSYTHRAVLAAGYADGALVHDPLVSADTKATMRAVTKYGGSVGLRDDGATLDVDGFGGDPETPADVINCANSGTTMRLVTATAALQDGLTVLTGDDSLRSRPQGPLLDAIEQLDGRAESTRANGQAPLVVGGPVDGGAVSIPGDVSSQYITALLMAGAVTGEGVEVDLTTELKSAPYVDITLEVLSDFGVEAERTDEGFAVPGGQSYEPVDGEYHVPGDFSSISYLLAAGVLAAEDELEITSAYPSAQGDTAIVDVVERMGGDVDWDREDGVITARQSDLSGVEVSVADTPDLLPTIAVLGAAADGTTRIVDAEHVRYKETDRVSAMAEALSAMGASVEEERDALIVHGGDSELRGATVEGREDHRIIMSLTVAGLVAEGTTTVEGIEHVDVSFPDFFDVLYDLGATVDR is encoded by the coding sequence ATGGACGCCGACATCTCGCAGTCGACGGTTCGGGGCACCGCGCAAGCGCCCCCCTCGAAGAGCTACACGCACCGCGCCGTCCTGGCGGCCGGCTACGCCGACGGCGCACTGGTGCACGACCCGCTGGTCAGCGCCGACACGAAGGCGACGATGCGCGCCGTCACGAAGTACGGCGGCAGCGTCGGCCTCCGCGACGACGGTGCGACGCTGGACGTCGACGGATTCGGCGGGGATCCGGAGACGCCGGCCGACGTGATCAACTGCGCCAACAGCGGGACGACGATGCGACTCGTCACCGCCACGGCGGCGCTACAGGACGGCCTGACGGTGCTGACCGGCGACGACTCCCTGCGCTCGCGGCCGCAGGGACCGCTGCTGGACGCTATCGAGCAACTGGACGGCCGCGCCGAGAGCACCCGCGCCAACGGCCAGGCGCCGCTCGTGGTGGGCGGCCCCGTCGACGGCGGCGCGGTCTCTATCCCGGGCGACGTCTCGTCGCAGTACATCACGGCGCTGCTGATGGCCGGTGCCGTCACCGGGGAGGGCGTCGAAGTCGACCTGACGACGGAACTGAAGTCCGCGCCCTACGTCGACATCACCCTCGAGGTGTTGTCGGACTTCGGCGTCGAGGCCGAGCGCACCGACGAGGGATTCGCCGTGCCCGGCGGCCAGTCCTACGAGCCCGTCGACGGCGAGTACCACGTCCCCGGCGACTTCTCCTCCATCTCCTACCTGCTGGCCGCCGGCGTGCTGGCGGCCGAGGACGAACTGGAGATCACCTCGGCGTACCCGAGCGCGCAGGGCGATACCGCCATCGTCGACGTCGTCGAACGGATGGGCGGCGACGTCGACTGGGACCGCGAGGACGGCGTCATCACCGCCCGCCAGTCCGACCTCTCCGGCGTCGAGGTCAGCGTCGCGGACACGCCGGACCTCCTGCCGACCATCGCCGTGCTCGGGGCCGCAGCGGACGGCACGACCCGCATCGTCGACGCCGAGCACGTCCGCTACAAGGAGACCGACCGCGTCAGCGCGATGGCCGAGGCGCTCTCGGCGATGGGCGCCAGCGTCGAGGAAGAGCGGGACGCGCTGATCGTCCACGGCGGCGACTCGGAGCTCCGGGGGGCGACCGTCGAGGGCCGCGAGGACCACCGCATCATCATGTCGCTGACCGTCGCCGGGCTGGTCGCCGAGGGGACGACGACCGTCGAGGGCATCGAGCACGTCGACGTCTCGTTCCCGGACTTTTTCGACGTGCTGTACGATCTGGGAGCGACTGTAGACCGATAG
- a CDS encoding lactate utilization protein has product MSQKSDYVADAEIDAELDELPDDEAVEEAIENLEASGFDVVVVDDEDEALETVQSQIPAGASVMNGHSTTLEEIGFAEYLSEGDHEWESLADEIWSIDDDAERQAARREAQTADYFLGGINAISQTGDLVAADRSGSRIGAYPFAASNVVIVSGVNKIVPTLDDALDRLESVAYPLENERAQEAYGVDSAIAKELIFRQELEDDRTTVVLIREKLGY; this is encoded by the coding sequence ATGTCCCAGAAATCTGACTACGTAGCCGACGCGGAGATCGACGCCGAACTCGACGAACTGCCGGACGACGAGGCGGTAGAGGAGGCGATCGAGAACCTCGAAGCCAGCGGGTTCGACGTCGTCGTCGTGGACGACGAGGACGAGGCGCTGGAGACGGTCCAGTCGCAGATCCCCGCCGGCGCCTCCGTGATGAACGGCCACTCGACCACCCTCGAGGAGATCGGCTTCGCCGAGTACCTCTCGGAGGGCGACCACGAGTGGGAGAGCCTCGCTGACGAAATCTGGAGCATCGACGACGACGCCGAGCGCCAGGCCGCCCGCCGGGAGGCACAGACCGCCGACTACTTCCTCGGCGGCATCAACGCCATCTCCCAGACCGGCGACCTCGTCGCGGCCGACCGCTCCGGCAGCCGGATCGGGGCCTACCCCTTCGCCGCCAGCAACGTCGTCATCGTCAGCGGCGTGAACAAGATCGTGCCGACGCTCGACGACGCGCTCGACCGCCTCGAATCGGTGGCCTACCCGCTCGAGAACGAGCGCGCCCAAGAGGCCTACGGGGTCGACTCCGCCATCGCCAAGGAGCTGATCTTCCGGCAGGAACTCGAGGACGACCGGACGACCGTCGTGCTGATCCGCGAGAAGCTCGGGTACTGA
- a CDS encoding alkaline phosphatase family protein, translating into MFREDVLRGLRDEYEDDGRIFPAYGSYCFASVPGTIRSVFDAGGRRSLPDDVFTGVDTDAERVVAVVVDGYGLDSWRRDREAVPFLDRLTERGTVTPLTSCFPSETAAAMTTFETGDLPCEHGRVGWNVYEPETDRTFLAFTGEVKSGDEEGAVADEAFDGVDYHYEDLAAAGIDCHKLEPFEVAIPGVTERVYDGLDGLGERLADVTTRSDAPAYVHAYLDHVDRVSHHEGTESDAFRETVATVCGELSAFVDGLDDEVARETLLLVTADHGHVNTDPERNVDLSGRERLMEALRRHADGTPIRMSGSPRNVHLHLRDGAVPEVREALSDLDVTAFTRDEALDRGLFGDREPSDRFRRRCGDLVVTHRDLGTWFGDVEADELDLVGMHGGLHPEEMLVPFAAVRADRLR; encoded by the coding sequence ATGTTCCGCGAGGACGTACTGCGGGGGCTCCGGGACGAGTACGAGGACGACGGCCGGATCTTCCCGGCCTACGGGAGCTACTGCTTCGCGAGTGTCCCGGGGACGATCCGGTCGGTGTTCGACGCGGGCGGCCGTCGGTCGCTGCCCGACGACGTGTTCACGGGGGTCGACACCGACGCCGAGCGCGTCGTCGCCGTCGTCGTCGACGGCTACGGCCTCGACTCGTGGCGGCGGGACCGCGAGGCGGTCCCGTTCCTCGACCGCCTGACCGAGCGCGGGACCGTGACGCCGCTGACCTCCTGTTTCCCCTCCGAGACGGCCGCGGCGATGACGACCTTCGAGACCGGCGATCTGCCCTGCGAGCACGGCCGCGTCGGCTGGAACGTCTACGAACCGGAGACCGATCGGACGTTCCTGGCGTTCACGGGCGAGGTCAAGAGCGGCGACGAGGAGGGGGCGGTCGCAGACGAGGCCTTCGACGGCGTCGACTACCACTACGAGGACCTGGCCGCGGCCGGGATCGACTGCCACAAGCTCGAGCCCTTCGAGGTGGCGATCCCGGGCGTCACGGAGCGCGTCTACGACGGGCTCGACGGCCTCGGCGAGCGGCTGGCCGACGTCACGACGCGGAGCGACGCGCCCGCGTACGTCCACGCGTACCTCGACCACGTCGACCGCGTCTCGCACCACGAGGGGACCGAGAGCGACGCGTTCCGGGAGACGGTGGCGACCGTCTGCGGCGAACTGTCGGCCTTCGTCGACGGGCTGGACGACGAGGTCGCCCGCGAGACGCTCCTGCTGGTGACGGCGGACCACGGCCACGTGAACACGGACCCGGAGCGGAACGTCGACCTTTCCGGGCGCGAGCGGCTGATGGAGGCGCTCCGGCGGCACGCCGACGGCACGCCGATCAGGATGTCCGGCAGCCCGCGGAACGTCCACCTGCACCTGCGGGACGGCGCCGTTCCCGAGGTGCGGGAGGCGCTGTCGGACCTCGACGTGACGGCGTTCACGCGCGACGAGGCGCTGGATCGCGGTCTGTTCGGGGACCGCGAGCCGAGCGACCGCTTCCGCCGCCGCTGTGGCGACCTCGTCGTCACGCATCGCGACCTGGGGACGTGGTTCGGCGACGTCGAGGCGGACGAACTGGACCTGGTCGGGATGCACGGCGGGTTGCATCCCGAGGAGATGCTGGTGCCGTTCGCGGCCGTGCGGGCCGACCGGCTCCGGTGA
- a CDS encoding AzlC family ABC transporter permease — protein MTSRRGGGRSVEDEGSATAEAGPDSPSRSVESGGVEPDERDDPDEVTFGWSGLRAGFVTCAPVALGVAGYGVAFGVLADRAGLTLAEATLMSAVVLAGASQIIAVELWADPIPAATIVLAVFAVNLRYSLMGAALRPWFRKLSPGRVYGSLFFVADENWALTMRDLTSGSGRGAFLLGSGLAMWLFWVASTAVGVAVGDVVDDPARFGLDYALVAVFVALAIELWDGSSSLVPWAVALGTALLTAQLFSGQWHVLAGGGAAAVVEVVRGE, from the coding sequence ATGACGAGCCGACGCGGCGGTGGGCGATCTGTCGAGGACGAGGGGTCGGCGACAGCGGAGGCCGGACCGGACTCGCCGTCGCGGTCAGTCGAGTCTGGCGGCGTCGAACCCGACGAGAGGGACGACCCGGACGAGGTGACGTTCGGCTGGTCCGGCCTGCGCGCCGGGTTCGTGACCTGCGCTCCGGTCGCGCTGGGCGTCGCCGGGTACGGCGTCGCGTTCGGCGTCCTGGCGGACCGCGCCGGGCTGACTCTGGCGGAGGCCACGCTGATGAGCGCCGTCGTGCTGGCGGGGGCCTCCCAGATCATCGCCGTCGAGCTCTGGGCGGATCCGATCCCGGCCGCGACCATCGTCCTGGCGGTGTTCGCGGTGAACCTGCGCTACTCGCTGATGGGGGCCGCGCTCCGGCCCTGGTTCCGGAAACTCTCGCCCGGGCGGGTCTACGGCAGCCTGTTCTTCGTGGCCGACGAGAACTGGGCGCTGACGATGCGCGACCTGACGTCCGGGAGCGGGCGCGGCGCGTTCCTGCTCGGCAGCGGCCTCGCGATGTGGCTCTTCTGGGTCGCGTCCACCGCGGTCGGCGTCGCCGTCGGCGACGTCGTCGACGATCCCGCGCGATTCGGGCTTGACTACGCGCTCGTCGCGGTGTTCGTGGCCCTGGCGATCGAGCTCTGGGACGGGTCCTCCTCGCTCGTCCCGTGGGCGGTCGCGCTCGGGACGGCGCTGCTCACCGCTCAGCTGTTCTCCGGACAATGGCACGTGCTCGCGGGCGGCGGCGCGGCCGCTGTCGTCGAGGTGGTCCGCGGTGAGTAG
- a CDS encoding AzlD family protein yields MAVATYLTKVGGLWLLSRVEVGDRVRAGLEVLPGAIVVAVLGPRLAEGGPPEWAAAAVVAVVARRTGNILLSLAVGVGAVVAFRAALPSVE; encoded by the coding sequence ATGGCCGTCGCGACCTACCTCACGAAGGTCGGTGGCCTCTGGCTGCTGAGCCGCGTCGAGGTCGGCGACCGGGTCAGGGCCGGGCTGGAGGTCCTCCCCGGCGCCATCGTCGTCGCGGTGCTGGGCCCCCGGCTCGCAGAGGGCGGACCGCCGGAGTGGGCCGCGGCCGCCGTCGTCGCGGTCGTCGCCCGCCGGACGGGGAACATCCTCCTCTCGCTGGCCGTCGGGGTGGGCGCCGTCGTGGCGTTCCGGGCCGCGCTCCCGTCGGTCGAGTGA